tgtaatatacttAACTATATAAAAGGTTGTATACTGCCtaatatgtatacaatTTAACTTGTTTTATGTAAACCGAGTTATAATGACGATAATACctgcaatgtgtaatgcCCTACCCACGTTTGGGGAGAGTTGGCAACTAATGCCTTCTCTTCATGTTAGTCTATATTGGACAAGATAGACATGAGACTATGTTTACGGCAATATAATATGAATATCGGTTTATCTGCCTGCTGTGTGCGTTATATTCGTAGGTCTTGTACTGTTACTGGTTTTCTACGCTCTAGGGGACTGTCTGGCCATCTTTTCACACAACCACATCGTTTTTCTTCTGGTGGATATTTCACTCGGACTACTTATCGTTATTACTCAAGTGACACTAATTCTGTGTCGAACGTTGTGCGTCTCGACTCCCAGGGTGGTACTAAATTGGTGTATGATAATTTTGGGCGTCTTCGTGTCTTCATCAAGTTTTTATGTTTTCAAAGCGTCCCTTTGGCTATTTTTGCATACTTCTATAAAAGGTTTGAGGGTGAGCGTAGGGATCTGTACTCCGTACCACTTGACACTGTGGAGGATGCCTTACGGCATTTCTTCTCTATAACTAAGGGTGCCCAATGCTTTTTACTTCTGGGTAACCAAACTTGTATGGTCAATTATTCAATTGGTCAGGGTGTCAATTTCAGCGGTGTCGACTCCTTGGAATCCTTCTTTGATCGCTTACAGCCACAATTTCGTGACTCCTTACAGCACATTCGTATATCATATCCCAGTAATATTACGTTAGAGGTTTCAGAAACGGAAAACCGCCCGCGTTTGTTATTTTACAATTCATCTTTGGATTCTTTCGGTGAAATTGCTATAGACATTGATGTTATAATAGACCCTGAGCAGAAGCAGCAGCTTTGGGTCCCTCGCTTAGGAAGTGATTCTAATAACTTGGCTGTATGCCGTACTAGCTTTATTCGGCTTGGTTTTGGTGGCTCTGATCGTTGCGTTCAATTACAAAAGAGGGAGGATTGGCGTTTGTTAGAATGATAGACCTCAAGTGGCAAATCGTCTCTTGCATAGTTTTATTTTTGGCTACTTTGCTATGGATCTACTTGAAACGTGGTAGTTCCAAGCACAGCCCATCAGTTGTTCTTTGCGGTCCTAGTGAATCCGGTAAGACGGCTATTTTGCTACGGCTTGTTCGTGGTGTTCATATGGAATCGCAAACATCGCAATCGGTTAACCAGGTATCGCTCAAAGTTGGTGGGAAAAGTATCTCTGTGGTAGATACGCCTGGTAATTTTAGGTTGTTACCTGATTCAATGAAGTACATTGAATCTGCCAAGTCATTGATTTTCGTTGTTGACTCTTCTGACAAGCAGAGTTTCAAGATGGCTGCTCAGCTTTTGGTTGACATTGCACTTAACCCTAGGGTTATAGCTTCGCGACCCAGGATGCTATTTTTGGCTAACAAGAGTGACATGCTTGGTTCTCGTGACGTAGAATCTGTGTTACACTTTGTTCAGCTGGATGCCGAGCGTATATTAAAGGCTTACAAAAGTGAATCACACATGAAACAGATACCGTCTGAATCCATGCCTATTCTTCATATGCTTACTCAAGCTGATTTTACTATTGACAAGACGCCTTTACATGTAACACTGGGTTCGTGTTCCGCACTGCAGGGTTCCCTCGACGATCTTTTGAATTTTATCGGCTAGACTGCTAAACAACTGTAATACTATGAATTAAGTCAATATACATTAACATGTTGTACCTCAGGGTTTTTTGATTAACACGTTTGTGTAGCTCCCGACAAACACCGAAAGGCAAATATCTTTTGACATGGTTGCCACTAGTCGTTTCACTAACGATATACCATGTATACCCGTGCTCAGGCAACCCATTGGTAGAAATACTATACAAATTACAAACGGCTCACATCGAGGCAAGTATGTTGGTTAACTGTGGGCATGGGTTATTCAACACGTGATCCTTGGTACCCAATTGGCATATTTGACCGGCGCTCATTACCTATGCGCTTTTACTCTAGATGTCCTGGACCTACCATAATGTAATCTGCGATTGACAGCAATGTCGGCCGGTGCGTTATAAGTATAACGGTCTTATCGCGCAAATACTACAGGCAATGGAATGAACAATTTTCAAGATACCTCAGTCAATATTTGATTGATTTGTCGTTCAGACTCCATGTCCAGCGCTGATGTTATTTCATCTAGAAGCACTAGTTTAGGGTCTCTAATAAGCATTCTGGCAATGGATATACGTTGCCTCTGCCCACCTAAAGCATGTGTTCTACTTCATTGAATACATACCGCTGAGTGCTTTTCCAGACTGTCCCACTATGGTGAGTTCCCCGTTTGGCAATTCTTTTATTAGGGCATTTAACCCAGATCGGTCGTATACACTTGGTAGGCCGCTATCCTTTCCTTCCTGTCCATAGAGCACATTATTTTTGATGGTGTCATCAAAAAGTGTTGCCTGTTGTTCGATCCATGCagtctatattatatgtgCACTTATTTATTTTACCTACTATTTGTCGTACTTCCTGTATATCCATCTTATTCATAGGTCGCCCATCTAGTAGTATACTACCCTTGTCAGGGGTGTAGAGTCCCAGGAGTAGCTGAAGTATAGAGCTTTTACCACAACCACTTTCccctagtactaccatTGACTTTCCCGATGGAAGTgtaaatgatatatctCGCAGAACAACGCATCCTGGCCTTGATGGGTATGTAAAAGTTACTTTGTCAAATTGTACGGTTGGTGCAGTCGTAGGGACTCGTTCACTCCCGGTGGTAGTCACACTATCATTTATGTCGATATACCTAGCGATGTTAACTGCCGATCCTATACACTTGTGTATATCAGCGAAGCTTGATGTGAACGACTGCAATGAACTACCCACAAGTGCACTGTACATCAGAAGTGATGTCACATCTCCTATTTTCATTGTACCGTTGAGTACCAAGGTTGCACTGGTATTGGCCATTAGGAGTATCAGTGTTCCTACAGCACCTACTGCCACAAAGTTCATGGTGGCCCCGTAAAATATGCCCTTGAAAGATACCCTAAAAAGTTCTTGTATCTGTTGGAAATGTGACTGTATACATCATGACTCACCCTATCGCCGAAAGCTGTAATTTCAGTCTTTTCCGCATTAAATGTTTTCACTGTCTTAATGTTAGTCATCTTCTCTTCACAAAACGACAGCAGCGTGGCTAGCCGTCGCATTTGAATTGACGTCTGCCTTTGTACAAGGCGTGAGAGTGGTATCATGATAGATAGCGATAATGCTATTGGTAGCATTGTGTGGATGATCATTGATATATGGGCGATCTTCAGGCTGAAGTATATTCCTGCTGTGAAGCTGATTGAAGCTCTGACAATTTGAGAGAGGCAATCTATAACCCCTGCAGACATTCTCGCATCTGCAGCGATGACTGTGACCAGCTTGCCAGATGCCGTAGAGTCGAACAGTCCAGAGTCCTTTTTGAGCAACGATGCAAAAAGGTCCTCTCTTATTCTTCTTGACATTCTAAGTCTCGCGAAACCTGAAAGCACGCTTTTGAAAAAAGACGCAAGGGCAGCTCCGAATACAAAGCAAGTTCCTTGTAGCATGCTGGGTACATCGTCGACGGTGAAGCTGTTTATATACTTGCCTACCACAGTTGGAAACACCGATATCAAAGCGCTGGACGCCATTAACGCCAGAAAAGTTGGCAGTACAATTGGCATTTCTTTGATTAAGAACTGGGTCAAACATATCATTCCACGTCTTTTATCCGCTTTTGTAATTGGTGCATCCGTAGAATTGTATTCACTATACTTGCCCGATGAGAATTTACGACTATGGATAATCGCAAAACTACGTAGTCCTAGTTGTGGTTGAATAGGCCTCATATACGGCAATGTTGGCGTATTTGCAACAGCATTGCCTAGACGATACCCATTGCGATGGTGCGATAGTACCATCCCAGGGCGGATGGGTACGAATATGTAGCATCTCCGTTGGTACCATGCTTGCGATAGTACTCGGCAAGATACTGTCGAGGTTTGTCTAATACTCCGCGTAAAGCACATAATGCTATCGGggtaatgtatataggtATACTTGTGTCGTGTCCATTAAGCTGGTTATCCGAGATATAACTTGACAATAGTTGCTCCAGGAGAACTTAAAAGTTAATGTTACTATCTGTTACGTTAGGCAATAACCATTTTTAGTGGTATAAACAACAGTTCTTGATAGACTCTAGGCGCAGCAATTCATTCGGAGACTTTGAATACAAAAGACacaatattgtatatatcatagatTTATAGAATCAACCATTTCCTTTTGTAAATCGATAACCATTCGGTGTGTGGTTTTCTTCTATTGGAGTAAGTCCAATAGGCTTTACTTTGGTCCACACACAACAGGAAGACACAATCGGCTATTATATGCAATAACTGCTATTTTTACTTTTTTCTTACTTTTTACAATGTATTTAACTATttgttgttatttataCAACCATTTCTTTGAGGTGTGTAACCTTTTGTAACGGTGTTAATCGCAGGTGTGTCGTCTATTCCAACTTCTTTATGGAAGTGAACACGGTATATACGTATTGACCTTTGCCATTTAAAGATGGAATCACCGGGGGAATCAAATGGCTCTTCGCGGCCTCAAAACGTTGCTGAGCTCCTGTCTAACTTGACGGAGCAACAGACTCGTTTAATGGACACATACAAGGGTTTCTTGGAGTCAATGCAGTTGGAGACTAACCTGAACAATGCTAAGGGGCAGGTATCAGGTCTTCAGAAGGCGGGAGCTGAGTTGATTGAGCTTCAGAAGGACCACCTCAAAAAGATGTTAACTATGTTATATCCCATATTCCAATTGGTGATGCCCAGGTCACAATGTGACGATGATGACGTCATACAGATGCTTAAGGACCGCACTAAGCTGGATAAATATGATCTGGTTGAGTTATCATGTGTTCTACGATGCTATTTTGCCAAGTTggcaatatacatatatcaCATGGCTACCTTTGTACAGGATCGTGATGGTTATGAGCGTGTTGTTTCTAACGACCCTAACCTTAGCTCGCGTGACCTGTTGCCTAAATCCAATCCCATGAAGCCAACCGGAGGCGCATTTGAAGAAGAGGATGACGATATTCCTGCTGATGCTGAAGACCTGGCCAACATGACGGCCAATGGGTGGTACGAGCGTATGAGTAGGTTGTACAAACCGCAGGCGAATTATCCTGCGCCGTACGATATATACTCCGCCAGTGAACTTAATATGCACGATTTAGCATCTGAGAGCGAGCCTCGATTCCCTTCATTAGACGGTGATCATGTGGATTACAAGCCTAGGGAGCGTGTGCCTTCTCAGAGAGCTTCTACTCCTGATGATATGTTTGACCCACCTTTTTTCGATGAGAATGATTTTAATGATGTATTGGATCCTACCATGACTTCATACGCCATGACGCAGAATTTTTTACGTTCTCATGATATGGAACGCGACTTAGGTTATGGCCAGCGCCAGCACACTCAGCAGACCGCTGGCGGCTACAATTCAATGGAAACTAGGTACCACCAAGGTTATGGTCATCACGTTGATAATTACCCACCTGATCCCTATGCCCATAGTGGCTATCCACATGAGATGGTTGACCCTTACTATCGAGGTGATAGCTATATGACTGCCAACATTAACCAGCGTGAGTGCATTCCACTGGGAGAATATCCATATTACCAAAAGCCGCTGCGCCCAGAGGATGTATCTTACAGCAGTTACATTTACAGTGGCAGGGAGCCTGGTGTAACGCCAGGCGGTTTACCGCCTGGACGTTATATGAACGAGTCATCGAAGGTAGCTCCTCATAAAGTCCCGACGAAGCCTCCGCACCAGGTTGATACACCACCGGGTAATGATTCATACATGCGTTACAAAAATGCCATGGAAGATTACAGCAACAATAGGATACGCCCTGTTGGCATGAACGATTTGTTTAACATGGGTGATACAAGGAAGTATCCGGCAATCCCGGAAGACAGAATGATTCACAGCCGGGTGGCGCCTCCTGTACAGAGGAGACAGCAGCTCCGTGAGCGCGTAAGGTCGCCAAACGATGACATTTGTTGCAGCGGCTATCAGGATGCCAAAAGCAGGCGTCGTGCGGAGTTGCGTCAAGTAATGTCCCAAGAGATGCTACATCCCAGTTTCTATTCTCAGGGTAGTATTGTTAGGGAGGGTGTCCATGTGAAGGGTGACCTTGGTCGAAAGGACATTACCCATTTAATATACGACTCTCCACTTCACAATCCTGACCGCATTGAGCAATCTGAGGCTGTCCAACAGCCCAGCTACGCCGTTGAGTCGGTCCACGACAGCGTTTATTCCCAATCCAGCATCCACACTACGCTTAACGGCAGCATCCCCTTACAGGAACCCGGGCAGCATTACTCCGACGGATCTCATTTAAGTTCTATAGGTTCCTTGGGTGTACAATCAATTGATCATCCTTATGCAAACGAATATAGCCATGTTGAGGAGCCAACATTGCCACAAGCTCAAGATTTCAGGGAATCTGGGCCACAACAAGCTGCTTACCCAGCGGAGGATGCTGGAATGCAATACAACGCTTACCACGTATCAGCTACGGATACATTCCCTAGGGGTCCTCAAGCCAATCCTGACTTGAATTTTACCCACCCAGATGTACTGCCAATGGAACAACCTCGTTCCATGGCTCAAGATGGATACAGCCATGTACTAGATCAACAGATGCATGATGGAATCCCTACATCGTCATTAACCAGTACATCGCAGATGCCAAGCCACGTAGCGGCTATGTACCATCCCAAAGACATGAGTGGACCACAGCATGAACCCTATAACCACAGTATTGAATCGCAGGGTGATGGACCTACATTACCCCAATCGCTTTCTAATGTAACCAATAGAGCAGTGAACGCTCCATCCCAAATGGAGAATCCAGCTGCGCCTTTAACTGTTCAATTGAGTCAACAGGACATTATGGCGTATCAGACATTTGAGACTCTGGACCTTGATAACGCTAGACGAGCTCAGTCATTGGTAAATAGCGCTtcaaatacatataactACGAATTGCAAAGCTCTGGCTTAGTGGATACATCTAGTAATGACGCCAAGGATATTCAGCCTTTTGAATTTTCGGGCCTGGTTACATTCAATTCAAGGGAGTCTTTTGATATTCCACAGGAGAACAATGTTTCTACTAGCTTGACCCAAATAACTGATTCCATACCAGAACACCCTGGTAATTTACCAAAAGCTGCTCTGGAAAAAGTCGCTCCCAAAGCACCTATGTTAAAACCAAAATCCTTGGTTGATCATGGAAACCAGCCATTCTTCCCTAAGTCATTTGGTGTTAAAGCTCCCATGGTTAAATTGCTTGTCCCCAAGAAGCTGTTAGGCATGCCTAAGGTACCACTTGGTAAGGTTCCAAATGCTAAGAGTTTATTGGTTAAAGACGGATTGCATCCCAAGGTGTTACCAAGTCAGGCTAAAATACCGAGTGCTGTTCCCACGGGTCCGGTGCAACGCCATACCTCCGTCGAATCAACTCGTTACCCTGAGTTGAGTAGCCGTCAAAGCATAAATCCCGATGTATTAGTTAATTCACGGTTACCCCAAAGTATGGTTGGTGCAATGCCTCAACAACATGCTGTCGATCTCCGATTGCAACCCAAGGGCAATGTGGCAAATGGGCAGTCTATGGTTACTGTCAGTCGTCATCAGGTGGGCAACGTCTCCGCAGGCAGGTTCCAATCTGATGACTCTGTTGGATATGTACAATCCACGCGTATAGTGGAACgtatggaatccaatggCAGTGTAGTGTACGTCCAATCCACTAGAAGCATTGAGCAGCGCCCCTTAGGTGGTAGTTCTGCAATGCTCACGGCCATTCAAAGACGTAGGTCATCCTACGGTAGTGGCAGGCTATCAGCGTCCAACCCCGATGGATCAACTTGCACTAGCTTAAGCATTGACGGTCCCAACAGTGGAGTATCACGTTTGACGTCGGTTGATAGTATTCCGAGACGCGCAGCATCGAATAGCAGTGAGCCAACCACTGTAAGTGTACCGGATGCTCAACCCTCTGTCCAGACTCAACATTCAATTGGTCACCTATCAAGTATGGAACACGCTTCAACTGGTAGCTTGGAATGCAGATCCATTTCTACTGCAGACCAAAACATATATGCTGGACCAGTGGAGTACAACTTAAATCTAGACAGCGGCAGTCAACGTACCATCTCAGAAGGCTGTATGGATTCAGTTCGTACTCAGGAACTCCCATTGGATCCCGTGGGAAACTACATATCCCATAGGAGTGACGTCAGTGATCATTACGTGCCAACCAATGCCCAATCTTCATTGGAAACCGGCCTCGAATCGTCACACAGTTTGTTAGGCTCAGGTCAACCTGAATATCAGCAGTCGATAGAGACTGTCATGGCTGAAAACTCGCCAGTTGCTGCTATTGTTGAGGAGCCACCAGATAGCTTCGATATTGACCCTAATGAAGGCCACGGTGAATGGATTAACAACGTGATTCGACGTGATTTATACTTAAGTTACGGTATTAATAAAACTACATCGATGCCACCGTTGGATGATGATAATTTGTCTAGCAAAGGGATTCACATCCCACCACTTGACATGAGTAAATTAAGGATCAGGGGTTCGAGTATGTAACTGTGTTACATTTTAGACCTAGCTTCTCTCCCAAATACTGTAAACATTTAAATTCTATCGctataacatacctctaATCTTGACACTCGTGTCATATTTGAATCTATTACAATTGCATCTTCTAGCGCTCCTTCTATTAATACTATGTATGCTTGTTCGTTGCATCCTAGTTCCAGGTAGTACTCCAGAAGTTTATCGATCTTATGCGGATTAATATTCCCAACGTTCATGCAAACATGTCGGCATAATGCCTTGTGATCTACTTTGGGATGGAAGGTGCATACCTTTAGCAATTTTAATGCAGTACTGCTGAACTGTGGGTGTTCCACTGGATACGATTCCACAAAATGCTGGATCATGGCTGGTACTATACTAGACAAGCTCGGGTTTGAGATATATGTCACAACCGATGATAAAGTTGCGAAGCTTTCGGCAGACAGGCTGGCAATATCAACGTTGTTAATACACCATTCTTGGAGTTCATATATCCTTTTACAGTGCTGTCGATTACCATGGGACAACACAACAACATTGCGCATCATAGCCGGTATAACTTCGGAGTCAATAGTAGAACACAGCTCCAATTTATTCGCCAGGTAGATGACATAATCCAATGACTCAGCATGACATATTCCTAGTGCTAAACTCATCGAGTCGCAATTGTTGACACGCAATGTCAGTTTATGGTATGCTTCATTTATGTCATCTGCTTCTTTCTTAGAAACACTTTTAAAGTAGTCCATCGTCATGGcaatattgcgatatgtaACTGCGGCATTGTTCGTGCCACGATTGTGGG
This is a stretch of genomic DNA from Babesia bovis T2Bo chromosome 1, whole genome shotgun sequence. It encodes these proteins:
- a CDS encoding Signal recognition particle receptor beta subunit family protein, which encodes MESQTSQSVNQVSLKVGGKSISVVDTPGNFRLLPDSMKYIESAKSLIFVVDSSDKQSFKMAAQLLVDIALNPRVIASRPRMLFLANKSDMLGSRDVESVLHFVQLDAERILKAYKSESHMKQIPSESMPILHMLTQADFTIDKTPLHVTLGSCSALQGSLDDLLNFIG
- a CDS encoding ABC transporter ATP-binding domain containing protein: MCFTRSIRQTSTVSCRVLSQAWYQRRCYIFVPIRPGMVLSHHRNGYRLGNAVANTPTLPYMRPIQPQLGLRSFAIIHSRKFSSGKYSEYNSTDAPITKADKRRGMICLTQFLIKEMPIVLPTFLALMASSALISVFPTVVGKYINSFTVDDVPSMLQGTCFVFGAALASFFKSVLSGFARLRMSRRIREDLFASLLKKDSGLFDSTASGKLVTVIAADARMSAGVIDCLSQIVRASISFTAGIYFSLKIAHISMIIHTMLPIALSLSIMIPLSRLVQRQTSIQMRRLATLLSFCEEKMTNIKTVKTFNAEKTEITAFGDRIQELFRVSFKGIFYGATMNFVAVGAVGTLILLMANTSATLVLNGTMKIGDVTSLLMYSALVGSSLQSFTSSFADIHKCIGSAVNIARYIDINDSVTTTGSERVPTTAPTVQFDKVTFTYPSRPGCVVLRDISFTLPSGKSMVVLGESGCGKSSILQLLLGLYTPDKGSILLDGRPMNKMDIQEVRQITAWIEQQATLFDDTIKNNVLYGQEGKDSGLPSVYDRSGLNALIKELPNGELTIVGQSGKALSGGQRQRISIARMLIRDPKLVLLDEITSALDMESERQINQILTEYLRDKTVILITHRPTLLSIADYIMVMSAGQICQLGTKDHVLNNPCPQLTNILASM